A stretch of the Armatimonadota bacterium genome encodes the following:
- a CDS encoding DUF4838 domain-containing protein, which translates to LGHEGLLIRTSPPHLLLMGGEPRGTLYAVYTFLEDHLGCRWWTSTASTIPQRSTIKLGPINDRQVPILEYREPFFADAFDGDWAARNKANGASARLDAARGGKITYQGFVHTFASLVPPGEHFAQHPEWFAFTGGKRSDGYVQLCLTNEELKRFVAERVKERLRANPTANIVSVSQNDAAGYCECPNCKALDEKEGSHAGSLLHFVNYVAREVGKEFPNVAIDTLAYQYTRKPPKYVRPEPNVIVRLCSIECNFARPLTDPSNRAFYQDLVGWSKVCKRLYVWDYVTNFSHYLWPQPNVFVLGPNVRTFVSHGVRGIFEQGSYTTLGGDMALLKAWVLAKLLWNPDRDAKAMIREFLNGYYGPAGPYVGKYLDLVHREAVDHKYYLGCFVNSDSPFPSSQTVKAAEEAFRRALAAVAGQPELQQRVQLAHLPLTYVQLSRGPQATGGEAYEQLIQDFEAVVQRENIVNVSESGPVAPKVAEFRKNLRVYREVLSIGPGEAKVWPLSNIWKFAPDPEDQGEAAGWFKEGFDDGTWAAVRSDRNCGWEAQGFPDYIGFGWYRQAAAVPADLAGFKHLYLYFGSVDDDAWVYLNDRLAYEHSAKTTGLPPNVIWRTPFAFDPRPWLKLGATNAIAVKVLNRVGMGGVYRPVYLVGANRELDVPLLGPLVAMETAQ; encoded by the coding sequence AGCTCGGGCCTATCAATGACCGCCAAGTGCCCATCCTCGAATACCGGGAGCCCTTCTTCGCCGATGCCTTTGACGGCGACTGGGCAGCGCGCAACAAGGCCAATGGCGCCTCGGCGCGGCTGGACGCGGCCCGCGGGGGCAAGATCACCTATCAGGGGTTCGTGCACACCTTTGCCTCCCTGGTGCCGCCCGGCGAGCACTTTGCCCAGCATCCCGAGTGGTTCGCCTTCACCGGAGGCAAGCGCAGCGATGGCTACGTGCAGCTCTGCCTTACCAACGAGGAGCTGAAGCGCTTCGTGGCCGAGCGCGTGAAGGAGCGGCTGCGGGCGAACCCCACGGCTAACATCGTATCCGTCTCGCAGAACGATGCCGCCGGCTACTGCGAGTGCCCCAACTGCAAGGCCCTGGATGAGAAGGAAGGGTCGCATGCCGGCAGCCTGCTCCATTTCGTGAACTACGTGGCCCGCGAGGTAGGCAAAGAGTTTCCCAACGTCGCCATTGACACCCTGGCCTACCAGTACACCCGCAAGCCCCCCAAGTACGTGCGGCCCGAACCCAATGTCATTGTGCGGCTGTGCAGCATCGAGTGCAACTTCGCCCGCCCCCTCACCGACCCCAGCAACCGGGCCTTCTACCAGGACCTGGTGGGGTGGAGCAAGGTGTGCAAGCGGCTGTACGTGTGGGACTACGTCACCAACTTCTCCCACTACCTGTGGCCGCAGCCCAACGTTTTCGTGCTGGGGCCAAATGTGCGCACCTTCGTCAGCCACGGGGTGCGGGGCATCTTCGAGCAGGGGTCCTACACTACCCTCGGTGGCGACATGGCGCTGCTCAAGGCCTGGGTGCTGGCGAAACTGCTCTGGAACCCCGACCGGGATGCCAAAGCCATGATCCGGGAGTTTCTGAACGGCTACTACGGCCCGGCCGGCCCCTATGTGGGCAAGTACCTGGACCTGGTGCACCGTGAGGCGGTGGATCACAAGTACTACCTGGGCTGCTTCGTGAACAGCGATTCGCCCTTCCCCAGCTCGCAGACCGTGAAAGCCGCGGAGGAGGCCTTCCGGCGGGCGCTTGCCGCAGTGGCGGGGCAGCCGGAGCTGCAGCAGCGGGTGCAGCTTGCCCACCTTCCACTGACCTACGTGCAGCTCTCCCGGGGGCCGCAAGCGACTGGCGGAGAAGCCTATGAGCAACTCATCCAGGACTTTGAGGCCGTGGTGCAGCGAGAGAACATCGTGAACGTGAGTGAGAGCGGCCCCGTGGCGCCCAAGGTGGCGGAGTTCCGGAAGAACCTGCGGGTGTACCGGGAGGTGCTCAGTATCGGCCCCGGAGAAGCCAAGGTGTGGCCGCTGTCTAACATCTGGAAGTTCGCCCCGGACCCGGAGGACCAGGGCGAAGCGGCAGGCTGGTTCAAGGAAGGCTTTGACGATGGCACGTGGGCCGCGGTGCGCTCCGACCGCAACTGCGGCTGGGAGGCCCAGGGCTTCCCCGACTACATCGGCTTCGGCTGGTATCGGCAGGCGGCAGCGGTACCCGCCGATCTGGCTGGCTTCAAGCACCTCTACCTTTACTTTGGCTCGGTGGACGACGACGCCTGGGTCTATCTCAACGACCGCCTCGCCTACGAGCATAGCGCCAAGACGACCGGCCTGCCCCCCAACGTCATCTGGCGCACCCCCTTTGCCTTCGATCCCCGGCCCTGGCTCAAGCTGGGCGCGACCAACGCTATTGCCGTCAAGGTGCTCAACCGCGTGGGCATGGGTGGGGTGTACCGGCCGGTCTATCTGGTGGGCGCCAACCGGGAGCTGGATGTCCCGCTGCTCGGCCCGCTGGTAGCGATGGAGACAGCCCAGTAG